The Buttiauxella selenatireducens genome has a window encoding:
- a CDS encoding YebG family protein has translation MAVEIKYVVVREGQEKMSFASKKDADAYDKMLDLAEVLSDWLTHSPIALEEGQNDVLAMWMAENKDVLSTVLKSGKLPELDTVAPAEEAPEDTIGEAVTDDKVTEHPRKRTKAA, from the coding sequence ATGGCGGTTGAAATCAAATACGTTGTTGTACGAGAGGGGCAAGAAAAAATGTCATTTGCCAGTAAAAAGGACGCAGACGCCTATGACAAAATGCTCGATCTGGCAGAAGTGTTGAGTGACTGGCTCACTCACAGCCCTATAGCTCTCGAAGAAGGCCAAAATGATGTGCTGGCGATGTGGATGGCAGAAAACAAAGATGTGCTTTCCACCGTGCTCAAAAGTGGCAAATTGCCGGAGTTGGATACTGTAGCACCAGCGGAAGAAGCGCCTGAAGACACCATCGGGGAAGCGGTTACTGACGATAAAGTGACCGAGCATCCGCGTAAGCGCACTAAAGCCGCCTAA
- a CDS encoding DNA polymerase III subunit theta, which translates to MNHNLAELPQDEMDKINVDLAAAGVAFKERYNMPVIAEVVEREQPAHLRDWFRERLIAHRLASVTLSRLPYEPKVK; encoded by the coding sequence ATGAATCACAATCTTGCTGAGTTACCCCAGGACGAAATGGATAAGATCAATGTGGATCTTGCAGCGGCTGGCGTGGCTTTTAAGGAACGCTACAATATGCCGGTGATTGCCGAAGTGGTCGAACGTGAACAACCAGCCCATCTGCGCGATTGGTTCAGAGAACGCTTAATTGCGCATCGTCTGGCGTCAGTTACTCTGTCACGACTTCCTTATGAACCGAAGGTGAAATAA
- the yobA gene encoding CopC domain-containing protein YobA translates to MAFTRSRLFTLATLLSALTVSGSVFAHAHLQHQYPAADAAVTASPQAITLNFSEGVEANFSGIALTGPQQATVKTGKAKRNEKDDKQLIIPIEEALKPGDYLVDWHVVSVDGHKTKGKYQFSVK, encoded by the coding sequence ATGGCTTTCACTCGATCTCGTCTTTTTACCCTTGCTACACTCCTGTCGGCGCTGACCGTTTCCGGTTCAGTTTTTGCCCATGCGCATTTACAGCATCAATATCCTGCGGCTGATGCTGCGGTAACCGCTTCGCCGCAGGCAATTACCCTCAATTTCTCTGAAGGTGTTGAGGCCAATTTTAGCGGAATCGCGCTGACCGGGCCACAGCAAGCCACGGTTAAAACCGGTAAGGCGAAACGTAACGAAAAAGACGATAAGCAACTTATTATCCCGATTGAAGAAGCGCTGAAACCGGGCGACTATCTGGTTGACTGGCATGTCGTGTCGGTCGATGGACATAAGACTAAAGGGAAATATCAGTTCTCGGTGAAATAA
- a CDS encoding LolA family protein, whose amino-acid sequence MLATLLIFSFNDTAYGADKSTVPSAFSQNSTTTDPVILSLQHFEQIQSYQVTVRSVSSQDGTKIIRYSYRKPGYVRMDFTTPHSGAVLIYNPVNGKVKLWPFGVGTIPVLNLSPTDSLIQDGNGHRVDRSDFSVLLNNIRSLQHGGITTPIGEEVIAGKSTLHLSVVGPAGKTVDGVHQYEIWLDKQYGFPAKVVSYALRGNMLETVLMDGMVINIHFPPDFFAP is encoded by the coding sequence ATGCTTGCAACATTACTTATCTTTAGCTTTAACGATACTGCGTACGGAGCGGACAAGAGCACTGTGCCATCTGCTTTTTCGCAGAATTCAACCACTACGGATCCTGTCATTCTCTCCTTGCAACATTTCGAACAAATTCAATCTTACCAGGTGACGGTGCGTTCCGTGTCATCTCAGGATGGAACTAAAATCATCCGCTATAGCTACCGGAAACCTGGTTATGTACGGATGGATTTTACCACTCCACATTCCGGTGCGGTCCTAATCTATAACCCGGTCAATGGCAAAGTTAAATTGTGGCCATTCGGAGTGGGAACAATTCCTGTTTTGAACCTGTCGCCAACAGATTCATTGATACAAGATGGGAATGGTCATCGGGTGGATCGTTCAGATTTTAGCGTTTTGTTGAATAATATTCGTAGCCTGCAACATGGGGGGATAACAACCCCCATCGGTGAAGAGGTTATTGCGGGGAAATCGACATTACATTTATCCGTGGTTGGTCCCGCGGGAAAGACAGTCGATGGTGTTCATCAATATGAAATTTGGTTAGATAAGCAATACGGATTCCCTGCCAAAGTAGTCAGTTACGCACTGCGTGGAAATATGTTGGAAACCGTCTTAATGGATGGAATGGTTATCAACATCCATTTTCCTCCTGATTTTTTCGCACCTTAA
- a CDS encoding carbon-nitrogen hydrolase family protein has protein sequence MPVWNVAAAQYGATPDDLESNISHHLDFIRCAVREQIDLLIFPELSLTGFKLENLSDCALPFTDERLNPLQNAAIEHKMTIVVGLPLRCENGVSPGSVGFLPDGSRVACCKPLSHDIDLPGQHTPLVGLHNRSVAMGFSTGSDEETWPRSAAEMGASLYATGKFINEISYQFDEMYLQRWARKYNLPVLLANHAFSTGKYRSAGRSACWDDRGELVVRADHGELLAVGRRDEKGWHGEIIPLR, from the coding sequence ATGCCTGTCTGGAATGTTGCTGCGGCGCAGTACGGCGCCACACCCGATGACCTCGAATCGAATATCTCACATCACTTAGACTTTATTCGTTGTGCCGTTCGTGAACAGATTGATCTCCTTATTTTTCCCGAACTATCCCTCACCGGTTTCAAACTAGAAAATCTTTCCGACTGTGCTCTACCCTTCACTGATGAACGCCTCAATCCTCTACAAAATGCTGCCATTGAACACAAAATGACCATTGTCGTGGGTTTACCTCTGCGTTGTGAAAATGGTGTTTCTCCCGGTTCTGTGGGCTTTTTGCCGGATGGTTCACGTGTTGCATGCTGCAAACCCCTTTCTCACGATATTGATCTGCCGGGCCAGCACACACCACTGGTTGGTTTGCATAATCGTAGCGTTGCGATGGGATTTAGTACCGGCAGCGATGAAGAAACCTGGCCGCGAAGTGCTGCTGAAATGGGCGCGAGCCTATACGCCACCGGTAAGTTCATCAACGAAATCAGTTATCAATTCGACGAGATGTATCTGCAACGTTGGGCGCGGAAATACAATTTGCCCGTGTTGCTGGCTAATCATGCATTTTCGACCGGAAAATACCGTTCCGCTGGACGCAGTGCCTGTTGGGACGATCGCGGGGAATTAGTGGTTCGTGCCGATCATGGCGAATTACTTGCTGTTGGTCGACGTGATGAGAAAGGTTGGCATGGAGAAATCATTCCATTACGCTAG
- the ptrB gene encoding oligopeptidase B, which produces MPPKAKKIPHTLTTQGDTRIDNYYWLRDDDRTDEQVLDYLHQENDYGRQVMSTQQALQDSLLKEMIDRIPQHDVSAPYTQNGYRYRQVFETGNEYAIYQRQSVMLSEWDEWSVLVDGNRRAAHSEFYTMGGMSITPDNTVMALAEDFLSRRQYGLRFRNLETGNWYPEVLDNVSSSFVWANDSATLYYVRKHPKTLLPYQVWRHTVGHPSTDDELVYEEKDEMFYVSVHKTTSKHFVLIYLSSATTSEVLLLDAELVDAQPQSFAPRRKDHEYTLDHFQHNFYLRSNREGKNFGLYRTKVRDENQWEVLIPPREQVMLEGFTLFTDWLVVEERQQGLTSLRQINRKTHEVTGIAFDDPAYVTWVGHNPEPESSRLRYGYSSMTTPDTLFELDMDTGERRVIKQTEVAGFESSHYRSEHLWVTVRDGVQVPVSLVYHREHFKRGKNPLLVYGYGSYGSSMDADFSSSRLSLLDRGFVFAIAHVRGGGELGQQWYEDGKYLKKMNTFNDYLDVCDSLLKLGYGDENLLYAMGGSAGGLLVGAAINMRPELFHGVVAQVPFVDVLTTMLDESIPLTTGEFEEWGNPQDPEYYRYIKQYSPYDQIAPQAYPHLLVTTGLHDSQVQYWEPAKWVAKLRETRTDDNLLLLCTDMDAGHGGKSGRFKSYEGVALEFAFLIALAQGTLPGRSH; this is translated from the coding sequence ATGCCACCTAAAGCTAAAAAAATACCGCATACCCTGACCACGCAGGGTGATACCCGCATCGACAACTATTATTGGTTACGCGATGACGATCGCACCGATGAACAGGTACTTGATTATCTTCATCAGGAGAATGACTACGGCCGACAGGTGATGAGCACGCAACAGGCATTACAGGATAGCCTGCTCAAAGAGATGATCGACCGTATCCCACAGCACGATGTTTCCGCGCCCTATACGCAAAATGGTTATCGCTACCGTCAGGTTTTTGAAACCGGCAATGAATACGCCATCTATCAACGCCAGTCAGTGATGCTCAGCGAGTGGGACGAGTGGAGCGTGCTGGTCGACGGTAACCGCCGTGCTGCCCACAGTGAGTTTTACACCATGGGCGGAATGAGCATCACGCCAGATAATACTGTGATGGCGTTGGCGGAAGATTTTCTCTCACGTCGCCAGTACGGCTTACGCTTCCGCAACCTCGAAACCGGGAACTGGTATCCGGAAGTACTGGATAATGTTTCGAGTAGTTTTGTCTGGGCGAACGATTCCGCCACGCTCTACTATGTTCGCAAACATCCTAAAACGCTGCTGCCGTACCAGGTGTGGCGGCATACCGTAGGGCATCCTTCTACCGATGACGAGTTGGTTTACGAAGAAAAAGACGAAATGTTTTATGTCAGCGTGCATAAAACGACGTCGAAGCACTTTGTCTTAATTTATCTGAGCAGTGCGACGACCAGTGAAGTCCTGTTGTTGGATGCGGAACTGGTGGATGCACAGCCGCAGAGTTTTGCACCGCGCCGCAAAGATCATGAATACACGCTCGATCATTTCCAGCACAACTTCTACCTGCGCTCAAACCGCGAGGGTAAAAATTTTGGTTTGTATCGCACGAAAGTGCGTGATGAAAATCAATGGGAAGTGCTTATCCCGCCGCGCGAACAGGTGATGCTCGAAGGGTTTACCCTATTTACAGATTGGTTAGTTGTCGAAGAACGCCAACAGGGGCTGACCAGCCTGCGCCAAATCAACCGCAAAACACATGAAGTGACCGGTATTGCCTTTGATGACCCAGCGTATGTGACTTGGGTTGGTCACAACCCCGAACCAGAATCTTCGCGCCTGCGTTATGGCTATTCGTCAATGACGACGCCCGATACGTTGTTTGAACTGGATATGGATACCGGCGAGCGGCGCGTGATTAAACAAACTGAAGTTGCGGGTTTTGAGTCCAGCCATTACCGAAGCGAACACTTATGGGTCACGGTGCGGGATGGCGTACAAGTTCCGGTTTCCCTGGTTTATCACCGCGAACATTTCAAGCGCGGGAAAAATCCGCTACTGGTTTACGGCTACGGTTCGTATGGCAGCAGCATGGACGCTGATTTCAGTAGCAGCCGTTTGAGCCTGCTAGATCGTGGCTTTGTCTTTGCGATAGCGCATGTGCGGGGAGGGGGCGAGCTGGGCCAGCAATGGTACGAAGATGGCAAGTATCTGAAGAAAATGAACACCTTCAATGACTATCTTGATGTGTGCGATTCCTTACTCAAACTGGGCTATGGTGACGAAAACTTGCTGTATGCCATGGGGGGAAGTGCAGGCGGATTACTCGTCGGCGCGGCAATCAACATGCGGCCCGAGCTGTTCCATGGCGTCGTCGCACAGGTGCCTTTTGTTGACGTGCTGACTACGATGCTTGATGAGTCGATTCCGCTCACGACGGGTGAGTTTGAGGAGTGGGGAAATCCCCAAGACCCTGAGTACTACCGCTACATCAAACAATACAGCCCATATGACCAGATAGCCCCACAAGCGTATCCACATTTACTGGTGACCACCGGTTTGCATGATTCGCAGGTGCAATATTGGGAACCGGCAAAATGGGTAGCAAAACTTCGCGAGACGCGTACCGACGATAATTTATTGCTGCTGTGTACCGATATGGATGCAGGGCATGGTGGGAAGTCAGGGCGCTTTAAATCTTACGAAGGCGTGGCACTGGAATTTGCTTTCTTGATTGCCCTGGCGCAAGGGACCTTACCAGGGCGTTCACATTAA
- a CDS encoding YebY family protein, whose product MKKSILTLLLLACASSAFAAPQIITVSRFEIGKDNWAFNREEVMLSCRAGHALFAINPSTLMQYPLNDIAQQQVASGKTTGQPISVIQIDDPKKPGQKMSLTPFIERAAKLCD is encoded by the coding sequence ATGAAAAAAAGCATTTTGACGTTGTTGTTGCTGGCTTGTGCGAGCAGTGCGTTTGCCGCACCGCAAATTATCACCGTGAGCCGTTTTGAAATAGGCAAAGATAACTGGGCGTTTAACCGAGAAGAGGTGATGTTGAGTTGTCGCGCGGGTCATGCGCTGTTTGCGATCAACCCAAGCACATTGATGCAATACCCACTCAATGATATTGCGCAGCAGCAAGTGGCGAGTGGCAAAACGACCGGGCAGCCAATCTCTGTGATTCAGATAGATGATCCGAAAAAACCAGGGCAAAAAATGAGTCTTACTCCATTTATTGAGCGCGCCGCGAAGTTATGTGACTAA
- a CDS encoding SRPBCC family protein produces MAEYKFSTIWRVEASIQEVWDILCHPDLWPEWWGSLEQIIELKKGDIQGIGALHRYTWKGVLPYRITFDIHVLNITPFCLLEGEASGEVEGRGVWSFSNNGVDTIVRYDWNIRTNTRWMNYLAPLAAPVFRWNHHMVMRDGAKGLARKLGTHVEVY; encoded by the coding sequence ATGGCCGAGTATAAGTTTTCCACTATCTGGCGAGTTGAAGCTTCTATCCAGGAGGTGTGGGATATTTTATGCCATCCAGATCTTTGGCCCGAATGGTGGGGAAGTCTGGAGCAGATTATTGAGTTAAAGAAAGGTGATATTCAGGGAATTGGTGCCTTGCATCGTTATACGTGGAAAGGTGTACTCCCTTATCGAATAACCTTTGATATTCATGTATTAAATATTACGCCTTTTTGCCTTTTGGAAGGGGAAGCCAGTGGCGAGGTGGAAGGGCGGGGAGTTTGGTCTTTTTCAAACAATGGGGTGGACACTATCGTCAGGTATGACTGGAATATCCGGACTAACACCCGATGGATGAATTATCTCGCTCCGCTGGCGGCACCCGTTTTCCGTTGGAACCACCATATGGTGATGCGTGATGGAGCGAAAGGTTTAGCCCGCAAATTAGGTACACATGTCGAAGTGTATTGA
- the exoX gene encoding exodeoxyribonuclease X → MLRIIDTETCGLQGGVVEVASVDIVNGEIVNPMSDLVRPYRPISHQAMAIHKITEEMVADKPWIEDVIPRYYGSPYYVAHNASFDQRMLPEMPDSEWICTVKLARRLWPGIKYSNMGLYKSLKLEVETPAGLYHHRALFDCYITAALLLRIMNESGWTPDQMVTITGRPALVSTMAFGKYRGKPIAEIAEQDPGYLRWMLNNIKELAPDLRMTLKHYLES, encoded by the coding sequence ATGCTGCGCATTATTGATACGGAAACCTGCGGTTTGCAGGGGGGCGTGGTGGAAGTTGCATCCGTCGATATCGTCAATGGTGAGATTGTTAATCCGATGAGTGATCTGGTGCGCCCGTATCGCCCAATCAGCCACCAGGCTATGGCCATTCACAAGATCACCGAAGAGATGGTGGCGGACAAGCCGTGGATTGAAGATGTCATTCCGCGCTATTACGGTAGCCCTTATTATGTCGCCCATAATGCCAGTTTTGACCAACGCATGTTACCTGAAATGCCTGACAGCGAATGGATTTGTACCGTAAAACTGGCCCGTCGTTTATGGCCAGGCATCAAATACAGCAACATGGGTTTGTATAAATCTCTCAAGCTTGAGGTTGAAACGCCTGCCGGGCTTTATCATCACCGCGCACTGTTTGATTGCTATATTACCGCCGCTTTGCTGTTACGGATAATGAATGAATCCGGCTGGACACCGGACCAAATGGTGACCATTACTGGCCGCCCGGCACTGGTATCCACCATGGCGTTTGGAAAATATCGCGGCAAACCGATTGCTGAAATCGCAGAACAAGATCCGGGCTATTTACGCTGGATGTTAAATAACATCAAAGAATTAGCTCCGGATCTCAGAATGACGTTGAAGCATTACCTCGAAAGTTAA
- the copD gene encoding copper homeostasis membrane protein CopD, with protein sequence MLPSFYIALRFIHFSALMVLLGSTISCSVLAPQSFQPVLIRRLKWLWQSAVWLAMLSGVLLLCAQAGMMGSGWPDTINPEIWLAVLGTRFGSVWIWQILLGVVTVVVLLLKPRNLQSMMLLFAAAQLILLAGVGHAAMREGFYGGVQRLNHAVHLLGAGWWVGGLLPLIMCMRMARKPRWRGAAIIAMMRFSRYGHLAVAAVLLSGLINSLMILGWSLPLESGYVRFLLVKVVFVAVMVIIALYNRYFLVPRFNRSPTATKQFIQLTWLEIILSMAVILAVSIFATWEPY encoded by the coding sequence ATGCTGCCTTCTTTCTATATCGCGCTGCGATTTATTCATTTTTCCGCCCTTATGGTGCTGCTTGGCAGCACCATTTCATGTTCAGTTCTGGCGCCACAGTCATTTCAGCCAGTCCTCATCCGCCGCCTGAAATGGTTGTGGCAATCTGCTGTCTGGTTGGCAATGCTCAGTGGTGTATTGCTGCTTTGTGCTCAGGCAGGAATGATGGGCAGTGGATGGCCGGACACCATTAATCCGGAGATTTGGCTAGCCGTGCTTGGCACGCGTTTTGGTTCAGTCTGGATATGGCAAATTTTACTTGGCGTGGTGACGGTTGTCGTTCTGCTCTTAAAACCGCGCAACTTACAATCAATGATGCTGCTTTTTGCTGCCGCTCAACTTATTTTACTGGCAGGTGTTGGGCATGCTGCGATGCGCGAAGGATTCTACGGTGGTGTGCAGCGACTAAACCATGCCGTGCATTTATTGGGCGCGGGCTGGTGGGTGGGAGGGTTACTTCCGCTGATTATGTGCATGCGCATGGCAAGAAAACCTCGCTGGCGGGGAGCCGCTATTATCGCGATGATGCGTTTTTCCCGTTATGGGCATCTGGCGGTTGCTGCGGTGTTGCTGAGCGGATTGATCAACAGCCTGATGATTTTGGGATGGTCATTACCGCTGGAAAGCGGCTATGTACGCTTCTTGTTGGTGAAGGTTGTCTTTGTAGCCGTGATGGTTATCATCGCATTGTATAACCGCTATTTTTTGGTGCCGCGATTCAATCGCTCACCAACGGCAACAAAACAGTTTATCCAGTTAACCTGGCTGGAAATCATTTTGTCGATGGCAGTCATCCTTGCTGTTAGCATTTTCGCTACCTGGGAACCGTACTGA
- a CDS encoding tellurite resistance TerB family protein — MSNWLQQLQSMLGQATQSGQNQSAQNPSSPSPQGLSKLLVPGALGGLAGLLLASKSSRKLLTKYGTSALLVGGGAVAGSVLWSKYKDRVRDAHQGEPHFGQQQSPIDVRTQRLVMALVFAAKSDGHIDDKERQIIEQQLRDAGVEEAGRTLIQQAIDQPLDPQRLVQGVNNEEEALELYFLSCAAIDIDHFMERSYLNALGDALKIPQDVRNGIEQDIQQQKLNLPG, encoded by the coding sequence ATGAGCAATTGGTTACAGCAGCTTCAGTCTATGCTGGGACAAGCGACGCAGTCCGGCCAGAATCAATCCGCACAGAATCCATCCTCACCCTCTCCTCAGGGGCTGAGTAAATTACTGGTGCCTGGCGCACTGGGTGGCTTAGCAGGGCTACTACTGGCAAGTAAATCATCACGTAAATTACTGACAAAATACGGGACCAGCGCATTACTGGTCGGCGGTGGCGCTGTCGCCGGAAGCGTGTTGTGGAGCAAATATAAAGATCGCGTCCGTGATGCCCATCAGGGGGAACCGCATTTTGGGCAGCAACAATCGCCAATCGATGTGCGGACGCAACGCCTGGTGATGGCACTGGTATTCGCCGCCAAGAGTGACGGCCACATTGATGACAAAGAACGACAGATAATCGAACAGCAGTTACGTGATGCTGGTGTTGAAGAGGCAGGCCGTACCCTGATCCAACAGGCTATCGATCAACCGCTTGATCCGCAGCGTTTGGTTCAAGGCGTTAATAACGAAGAAGAAGCGCTGGAACTTTATTTCCTTAGCTGCGCTGCAATCGACATCGACCACTTTATGGAACGCAGTTATCTCAATGCGTTGGGTGATGCCCTAAAAATTCCACAAGATGTGCGTAACGGCATCGAACAGGATATTCAGCAACAGAAACTCAATCTGCCGGGTTAA